The following are from one region of the Candidatus Methylacidiphilales bacterium genome:
- a CDS encoding glycoside hydrolase family 31 protein: MEKNGLCNISEAMAWDEIGAISIKGVKVVGTCLELTMVDGGVLSVAFSGGGLRLKIGTGINWGIISGELQVVSGTLRLVEGGCIYESSSGVVEIGFSPFNFKYIVDGKIVQQSGVDGHFSRTFRVPPLSRVDGAWILSLNLVEGEGVYGLGEKWGALNHRGSLVRSWNEDALGVNAEISYKNIPFCFGTAGWGYFVHGGSPVTHAVGYGMWSHRCIVAAVESDVLDIFLFAGSGAEIINKYCRLTGFAQKPPLYSLGVIMSRAYYRTHEEIVKVAKEIREKKFPCDVITFDGRAWQDTRTRFLFEWDPARYPSPSTVVDELRALDFEVCNWEYPLVSIHNPRFAELESKGYFLKDGRTGKTYIHQWGDAPWGSVLTPLEPSALIDFTHPLAYEFWKMEHKHIFNAGVVMLKPDFGEQVHEDVIASNGMSGKELHNVYAFLYNRCCWEASKMFAGEKAFMFSRSGWSGSQRFPSLWGGDPQADFGGLAGSIRGSLSWGLSGGPFFATDIGGFYGDTRDSELYIRWCQMAVFSAHMRFHGIGEREPWSYGDEVFREIMSLVQLRYRLIPYLQQCIELSCDTGLPVQRAMVLAFPEDPLAWQFDTQFLFGPSLLVVPCIHKGGNVTFYLPKGNWSRFPTHEQFEGAKLYSMNLSVHEYLVFVKATATIPLGKDIEHVGEGITIVEHWQG; this comes from the coding sequence ATGGAAAAAAATGGACTTTGTAATATCAGCGAAGCTATGGCTTGGGATGAAATAGGCGCAATTTCTATCAAAGGAGTTAAGGTGGTAGGGACATGCCTTGAGCTAACTATGGTAGATGGGGGGGTGTTATCTGTTGCATTCTCGGGTGGCGGTCTTCGTTTAAAAATTGGTACGGGTATTAATTGGGGAATAATCTCTGGTGAATTGCAAGTAGTTAGTGGTACTCTTCGTTTAGTTGAGGGTGGTTGTATTTATGAAAGCAGTTCAGGGGTAGTTGAGATAGGTTTTTCTCCATTTAACTTTAAATATATTGTAGATGGAAAAATAGTACAACAAAGTGGGGTGGATGGTCATTTTTCTAGAACATTTAGAGTGCCTCCGCTTAGTCGGGTAGATGGGGCGTGGATTTTAAGTTTGAATTTAGTTGAAGGTGAGGGGGTGTATGGTTTAGGGGAGAAATGGGGCGCTCTGAATCATAGAGGCAGTCTAGTACGAAGTTGGAATGAAGATGCACTTGGGGTTAACGCTGAGATAAGTTATAAAAATATTCCATTTTGTTTTGGCACTGCAGGTTGGGGGTATTTTGTTCATGGGGGAAGCCCTGTAACCCATGCAGTTGGTTATGGCATGTGGAGCCATAGATGCATTGTGGCAGCGGTAGAGAGTGATGTACTAGATATATTTTTGTTTGCTGGAAGTGGTGCAGAAATAATTAATAAATATTGTAGGTTAACAGGATTTGCTCAGAAGCCACCACTATATAGTTTAGGGGTGATTATGTCAAGAGCATATTATCGCACCCATGAAGAAATTGTAAAAGTAGCAAAAGAAATTAGAGAAAAGAAGTTCCCTTGTGATGTAATCACCTTTGATGGAAGGGCATGGCAAGATACTCGGACGAGATTTTTGTTTGAATGGGATCCGGCTAGGTACCCAAGCCCGAGTACCGTAGTAGATGAACTGCGTGCCTTAGATTTTGAGGTTTGTAATTGGGAGTATCCATTAGTTTCAATTCACAATCCTCGCTTTGCAGAACTAGAAAGCAAAGGATATTTTCTTAAGGATGGTAGAACAGGAAAGACCTATATTCATCAATGGGGTGATGCGCCTTGGGGTTCGGTACTGACTCCTCTAGAACCTTCTGCTTTAATTGATTTTACCCATCCTCTTGCTTATGAGTTTTGGAAAATGGAACATAAGCATATTTTTAACGCAGGAGTCGTGATGCTAAAGCCTGATTTTGGAGAACAAGTCCATGAGGATGTTATCGCAAGCAATGGAATGAGTGGAAAAGAATTACACAATGTCTATGCCTTTTTATACAATCGCTGTTGTTGGGAAGCCAGTAAAATGTTTGCTGGTGAAAAAGCCTTTATGTTTAGCCGATCTGGTTGGAGTGGCTCCCAACGATTCCCCTCACTGTGGGGAGGTGATCCGCAAGCAGACTTTGGGGGATTAGCTGGAAGTATCCGCGGTTCATTGTCTTGGGGATTGAGTGGTGGTCCATTTTTCGCAACTGATATAGGTGGTTTTTATGGAGACACTCGCGATAGCGAACTATATATACGGTGGTGTCAAATGGCAGTTTTTAGCGCACATATGAGATTCCATGGCATAGGTGAACGAGAGCCATGGAGTTATGGCGACGAGGTGTTTAGGGAAATAATGTCCTTAGTGCAATTGCGTTATCGGTTAATTCCATATTTACAACAATGTATTGAGTTATCTTGCGATACTGGATTGCCCGTGCAAAGAGCTATGGTTCTAGCCTTTCCTGAAGATCCACTAGCTTGGCAATTTGATACTCAGTTTTTATTTGGCCCTTCGCTTTTAGTTGTTCCATGTATTCACAAAGGTGGAAATGTTACTTTCTACCTACCAAAAGGAAATTGGTCACGATTTCCTACGCACGAACAATTTGAAGGTGCTAAATTATATAGTATGAATTTAAGCGTACATGAATATCTAGTCTTTGTCAAGGCTACAGCTACCATTCCACTTGGAAAAGACATTGAGCATGTTGGGGAAGGAATAACCATAGTAGAGCACTGGCAAGGGTGA
- a CDS encoding TRAP transporter small permease subunit, with protein sequence MSVLCLWTGVVALVIMVLSITVLVLLRYTIQYSPRISEDLSKFMMVLFTYLFSPYVYREHLHSGMEMLIESWWPWFQHFVKLLLHCLVVVLALFLLNTGIEFYNNGATLINPTFNITNNYFYWVVPASFLLLIPVAIELAIDEYTLLRSSL encoded by the coding sequence ATGTCCGTACTTTGTTTATGGACCGGAGTGGTTGCCTTAGTAATTATGGTCCTTTCTATCACGGTATTGGTTTTACTTCGCTACACCATTCAGTATTCACCTCGGATCAGTGAAGACTTAAGCAAATTTATGATGGTACTGTTTACTTATTTATTTTCTCCCTATGTTTACCGAGAACATCTCCATAGTGGCATGGAAATGCTTATAGAGTCTTGGTGGCCTTGGTTTCAACATTTCGTCAAATTACTATTACATTGTTTAGTAGTTGTTTTAGCTTTATTTTTACTTAACACTGGAATTGAATTTTATAATAATGGAGCAACGTTAATTAATCCAACTTTTAATATCACCAATAATTATTTTTATTGGGTCGTGCCAGCATCATTTCTCTTATTAATTCCAGTCGCAATTGAATTAGCTATTGACGAATATACATTATTGCGGAGTTCATTATGA
- a CDS encoding TRAP transporter large permease, which produces MSFVFIWIFILLMAFGMPIAIVLLCAPLLSLIWDGQSDFFVALVSRMYHGINSFPLMAVPFFVLAGELMNLGGVSNSIIALSRALLGHLRGGILHISVMSSVLFAGLTGSAVAEASALGKVMIPIMEKEGIGKRFGAALVIAGAIIGPIIPPSGLMILYSYVMNLNVAALFAGGIIPGLLMGIALTIYNVIIARVRNYPANATRASIREIWAAFKECILPLMMPIIIIVGVLSGVFTITESSVIAVIYVLLITLFRNPTSLRELPQALASTVRQSSVILFLVGAAVSFGWLVTVSGMAEFLSKFVTESSTNIYMLLFIFNILLLGIGMFLDAGPAILILGPALGPTFVEHGVHPVQFAIIMCVNLSIGLATPPVGLVFNSVCSLTKIKLEEMVRELLPLLGIEILVVFLITYIPELTLWIPRTFNLL; this is translated from the coding sequence ATGAGTTTTGTGTTTATTTGGATTTTTATACTTTTGATGGCATTCGGAATGCCGATCGCGATAGTATTATTATGCGCACCATTACTTAGTTTAATTTGGGATGGGCAAAGTGATTTTTTTGTCGCGCTGGTCTCTAGAATGTACCATGGAATAAATTCTTTTCCGCTTATGGCTGTGCCTTTTTTTGTCTTAGCTGGTGAGCTCATGAACCTCGGCGGGGTGAGCAATTCCATTATTGCGTTATCAAGAGCCTTACTTGGTCACTTACGCGGCGGAATTCTCCATATCAGCGTTATGTCATCAGTACTTTTTGCAGGCTTAACTGGATCTGCGGTTGCTGAAGCGAGTGCCTTAGGCAAAGTTATGATACCAATTATGGAAAAAGAAGGGATTGGAAAACGATTTGGCGCTGCCTTAGTTATAGCTGGAGCAATCATAGGTCCAATCATCCCTCCTTCTGGACTGATGATTCTTTATAGCTATGTTATGAATTTAAATGTGGCGGCCTTGTTTGCCGGTGGGATTATCCCTGGTTTATTAATGGGTATTGCGCTCACCATTTACAATGTGATTATTGCACGGGTAAGAAACTATCCAGCCAACGCCACTCGCGCGAGCATTCGTGAAATCTGGGCGGCTTTTAAGGAATGTATCCTACCACTCATGATGCCAATCATAATTATTGTTGGGGTACTCTCAGGAGTGTTTACGATTACCGAATCTTCAGTGATTGCAGTGATCTATGTGCTACTCATTACGCTTTTTAGAAATCCGACTTCGCTACGCGAACTGCCTCAAGCACTAGCAAGCACGGTTAGGCAATCTAGCGTAATTTTATTTTTAGTTGGAGCTGCAGTAAGTTTTGGTTGGTTGGTAACCGTCTCTGGAATGGCTGAATTTCTCTCTAAATTTGTTACCGAGTCTTCTACAAATATTTATATGTTACTATTTATATTTAATATACTTTTATTGGGTATTGGTATGTTTTTAGATGCAGGACCAGCAATTCTCATCCTAGGTCCAGCATTAGGGCCTACTTTTGTGGAGCATGGTGTTCACCCGGTTCAGTTTGCAATTATTATGTGTGTAAATCTATCTATTGGACTAGCAACACCTCCAGTTGGATTAGTTTTTAATTCGGTATGTTCATTAACAAAAATCAAGTTAGAAGAAATGGTTCGGGAATTACTCCCCCTCTTAGGAATTGAAATCCTAGTGGTGTTTTTAATAACGTACATACCCGAACTTACCTTATGGATACCAAGAACTTTTAATTTACTCTAA
- the dctP gene encoding TRAP transporter substrate-binding protein DctP, whose product MTPRLTIILRLLSVVIVTVCIYFISQSLFTESKKIIKIAFLGSKNDEDYFGSLAFKETVERISGGKISVLIYPSGQFCGNEQECVEGLRAGTLEIHMTTFGFLSAFYPPAIAIDFPYILNDDTQAECVFQGELVDSLRDKVLANKSNIRLMTIGNTGGWRAFANNKRPITNYDDFSGLKFRVISSDLHFQFIRALSASPTPVPWSELYTAVSEGVVDGTNNSLPDLVSVNLHKSLKYYSVDNNQYMGALWWYSEKKWNGLSATEQEWVEQGFTALRLATINLPKKNLSDSITTIERVGGTINFITQIEREKIKSKILPVLYQWYRSQFSSEWLDRFEKIVASCPSEVR is encoded by the coding sequence ATGACGCCCCGCCTTACTATCATTTTAAGATTACTGAGTGTGGTGATCGTTACTGTATGTATATATTTTATTTCTCAATCACTATTTACGGAAAGTAAAAAAATAATCAAGATCGCTTTTCTTGGTTCTAAAAATGATGAAGATTATTTTGGTTCGTTGGCCTTTAAAGAAACCGTAGAACGAATAAGTGGTGGAAAAATCTCCGTACTGATATATCCTTCTGGACAATTTTGTGGGAACGAACAAGAATGTGTAGAAGGGCTCAGGGCTGGGACATTAGAAATACACATGACGACTTTTGGATTTCTCAGTGCGTTTTATCCACCGGCAATTGCCATTGACTTTCCGTACATATTAAACGATGATACACAAGCTGAATGTGTGTTTCAAGGTGAGCTCGTTGATAGCTTGCGCGACAAAGTGTTAGCCAATAAATCTAACATACGGCTAATGACGATTGGAAATACCGGAGGTTGGAGGGCGTTTGCAAATAACAAACGGCCGATTACTAACTACGATGATTTTTCTGGACTTAAGTTTCGTGTCATTTCATCTGATTTACATTTTCAATTTATTCGCGCGCTCTCCGCCAGTCCAACTCCAGTCCCATGGTCCGAGCTCTATACCGCAGTTTCAGAAGGTGTGGTAGATGGGACAAACAACAGTCTTCCGGATCTCGTCAGTGTTAATCTACATAAATCACTCAAATATTATTCAGTTGATAATAATCAATATATGGGTGCGCTGTGGTGGTATTCAGAGAAAAAATGGAATGGGCTTAGCGCCACAGAGCAAGAATGGGTTGAGCAAGGTTTCACCGCTTTGAGACTTGCCACGATTAACCTGCCGAAAAAAAATCTTAGCGATAGTATCACTACCATTGAGCGTGTGGGCGGGACAATCAATTTTATTACTCAAATTGAACGAGAGAAAATCAAGTCAAAGATACTTCCGGTGCTCTACCAATGGTATCGCTCGCAATTTTCATCAGAATGGCTAGATCGATTTGAAAAAATAGTCGCATCTTGCCCATCAGAAGTGCGATAA
- a CDS encoding sulfatase-like hydrolase/transferase, translated as MPFWAIFLIFVCYCSITLSIPSLVLYDHFATRFPDQDNVFSRILYYLVIFLYQVFFLWVLLLHRWWFRIMAIILVVLGAIHYTFTNYYGVCVDQDMIHNILNTNVHEVTELFTPGLIWNIIIFALPAVVLLLLVRITPVSGWRWWVGVLMTPVLSFLLLIVILYGLPSNIKDVIFSVKGQINCTLFPANSIVGSIRNIRDWQERRAIERTPRAPIDAAATIRSEDSQLPLLVVLVIGETARAKNYSLNGYERETNPLLRSEDIINYPHASSCGTYTLLSVPCIFSPKANPESYKRNNLFSQENALQFWQRLGISVQWVANNSIIPALMKDIPNQKVSSKLYQTSACIRNACYDEVFVEDLTKRLSQSLPKRHSLLVYHLLGNHFAYESRVPKNFKYFTPICKPDKFSSCSPQEILNSYDNAIRYNDYVLAQLIATLRSHDNKTQSILLYTSDHGESLGERGIWFHGLPYSIAPKEQTHVPLMFWMSKSFRSKKPQRYQCLKEKSSTLQVSHEFIFHTLVTIFSIATKRYSKPHDLLASC; from the coding sequence ATGCCTTTTTGGGCTATCTTTCTGATTTTTGTATGCTATTGCTCAATTACATTGAGCATTCCTTCGTTAGTTCTTTACGATCATTTTGCCACTAGGTTTCCAGACCAAGATAATGTATTCTCACGCATTCTGTATTATCTAGTAATTTTTCTCTACCAGGTTTTTTTCCTTTGGGTGTTATTATTACATAGGTGGTGGTTCAGAATTATGGCAATAATTCTGGTAGTACTGGGTGCGATACATTACACTTTTACTAATTACTACGGGGTTTGCGTCGACCAGGATATGATCCACAATATCCTTAATACCAATGTCCATGAAGTAACAGAACTATTTACACCTGGACTGATCTGGAATATTATAATTTTTGCATTACCGGCTGTGGTACTGTTATTACTAGTTCGTATAACTCCTGTATCAGGATGGCGATGGTGGGTCGGAGTACTCATGACGCCTGTGCTATCATTTTTGCTCCTGATTGTAATACTCTATGGACTACCAAGTAATATTAAAGATGTGATCTTTTCGGTAAAGGGTCAGATTAACTGCACTCTGTTTCCAGCAAATAGTATCGTAGGAAGTATAAGAAATATCAGAGACTGGCAAGAACGAAGGGCAATAGAACGCACCCCTCGCGCACCTATTGATGCGGCAGCAACTATACGCAGTGAGGATTCACAATTACCCCTTTTAGTAGTATTGGTAATTGGTGAGACCGCACGAGCAAAAAATTACTCGCTCAATGGCTACGAGAGAGAAACCAATCCTCTCTTGCGCAGTGAAGATATTATTAACTATCCACATGCATCATCATGTGGTACCTACACACTATTATCTGTGCCATGTATATTTTCGCCAAAAGCAAACCCTGAGTCATACAAGCGCAATAACTTATTTTCTCAAGAAAACGCACTTCAATTTTGGCAACGGCTTGGAATTTCAGTACAATGGGTGGCAAATAACTCAATAATCCCTGCATTGATGAAAGATATTCCAAACCAGAAGGTTTCGTCTAAACTCTACCAAACTTCAGCCTGTATAAGAAACGCATGTTACGATGAAGTTTTTGTGGAAGATCTTACCAAAAGATTATCTCAATCCCTACCCAAACGACATTCATTGTTGGTGTATCATTTGCTTGGTAATCATTTTGCTTATGAATCAAGAGTTCCTAAAAACTTTAAATATTTCACCCCAATATGCAAACCAGATAAATTTTCATCTTGCTCGCCACAAGAAATACTTAATAGCTATGATAACGCCATACGATACAATGACTATGTGCTAGCTCAATTAATTGCTACACTTCGTTCTCACGATAATAAAACTCAATCTATACTACTGTACACTTCAGATCATGGTGAGTCGCTTGGAGAACGAGGTATCTGGTTTCATGGTCTTCCCTATAGCATCGCCCCAAAAGAACAAACCCATGTTCCATTGATGTTCTGGATGAGCAAATCTTTCCGAAGTAAAAAACCTCAGCGCTATCAGTGCCTTAAAGAAAAATCTTCTACGCTGCAGGTAAGCCATGAATTCATTTTCCATACCTTAGTAACTATTTTTTCAATTGCTACGAAGCGTTACTCAAAACCACATGATTTATTGGCCTCATGTTAA
- a CDS encoding sulfatase-like hydrolase/transferase, which produces MLRPFFKPLSPLVLVLGVNLYFVLVLSAPIFSQFTRLFPVAGNGIEGYARLGLFGISAFFYNVIFIWFCYWPMLWLRITLAGLFVLGGFIDYYTSVFGICIDKTMIANAFNTDVNETLELLHAGALINTFLFGILPAIFILLVPIQQVTNKNKLLTMALLPILSLVLVIGVLLIPVGAHRMFHVILSATGTLSCALYPSNVINSSIRHGISGIEEFWLSFTTKEVTAPDAQVKNLHSNTLPTVMILVIGETARAKSYSLNGYPRATNPYLSKQSVISFTNASSCGTQTIISVPCIFSEFGNHRQYRSTYLYTNENLLHVLMRVGVSVFWLSNNSIFKRLLYDIPHAKFGNHPSYPCIAIGCYDQQFISDLKVRMQSIKQQSSSALLVYHLYGSHFDYDSRTPQEFKQFNPICPKGSFSTCSVEQITNSYDSTILYNDYVLAHLIEELKPYTNSVASVLLYTSDHGESLGEQGNFAHGLPYSYAPVEQTNVPFILWYSKSFEQSRKIDLGCLNKKIASPISHQNIFHTTFWIFGIESKSWQPDLNIFNCAVQ; this is translated from the coding sequence ATGTTAAGACCATTTTTTAAACCACTTTCTCCACTGGTACTTGTACTAGGGGTAAATTTATACTTTGTACTTGTACTAAGCGCTCCAATTTTTTCACAATTCACCAGGCTATTTCCTGTGGCTGGAAATGGGATTGAGGGATATGCTCGGTTGGGGTTGTTTGGCATTTCTGCATTTTTTTATAATGTAATATTTATCTGGTTCTGCTATTGGCCAATGCTTTGGTTGAGAATAACGCTAGCTGGTTTATTTGTCTTGGGTGGATTTATTGATTATTACACATCGGTCTTTGGAATCTGCATAGATAAAACTATGATTGCCAATGCGTTTAATACCGATGTAAATGAAACCTTGGAACTTCTCCATGCTGGGGCGTTAATTAATACATTTCTATTTGGCATATTGCCAGCTATTTTTATATTGCTAGTGCCAATTCAACAGGTTACCAATAAAAATAAATTACTAACCATGGCTCTCCTTCCCATACTTTCATTGGTGCTGGTTATTGGTGTATTGCTAATTCCAGTCGGCGCCCATCGTATGTTTCATGTTATTCTCTCAGCCACAGGTACATTGAGTTGCGCACTCTACCCTTCTAATGTAATTAATAGCAGTATCCGTCATGGAATTTCAGGCATTGAAGAGTTTTGGTTGTCATTCACTACTAAAGAAGTTACCGCACCTGATGCACAGGTAAAAAATCTTCACAGCAACACCCTGCCAACAGTAATGATACTGGTAATTGGGGAAACTGCACGAGCAAAAAGTTACTCGCTTAATGGCTATCCTCGAGCAACTAACCCCTATCTGAGCAAACAATCTGTAATTAGCTTTACCAATGCAAGTTCATGTGGTACCCAGACTATTATCTCGGTACCCTGTATTTTTTCAGAATTTGGAAACCATAGACAGTATCGCTCAACCTATCTATACACCAATGAAAATCTTCTCCATGTGCTCATGCGAGTGGGGGTTTCAGTATTTTGGCTTAGTAATAATTCCATATTTAAACGATTACTCTATGACATTCCTCATGCTAAATTTGGTAATCATCCCTCTTACCCATGTATAGCTATTGGATGTTACGACCAGCAATTTATTAGTGATCTTAAGGTAAGAATGCAGTCAATTAAACAGCAATCCTCCTCTGCTTTGCTGGTGTACCATCTCTACGGAAGTCATTTTGATTATGATTCTAGAACTCCACAAGAGTTTAAGCAGTTCAATCCGATTTGCCCTAAAGGAAGTTTTTCCACTTGTAGCGTAGAACAAATTACCAATAGTTACGATAGTACTATTCTCTATAACGATTATGTGCTTGCTCACTTAATTGAAGAACTTAAACCATACACTAACAGCGTCGCATCGGTGTTACTGTACACTTCAGATCACGGAGAGTCGCTCGGCGAACAAGGTAACTTTGCCCATGGACTTCCCTATAGCTATGCACCAGTTGAACAGACTAATGTTCCTTTTATACTGTGGTATTCAAAATCATTTGAGCAGTCAAGAAAAATTGACCTGGGATGTCTAAACAAAAAAATCGCAAGTCCAATATCTCACCAAAATATCTTCCACACTACTTTTTGGATATTTGGTATTGAATCAAAGTCTTGGCAACCTGACTTAAATATTTTTAACTGCGCTGTGCAATAG
- a CDS encoding citrate/2-methylcitrate synthase yields the protein MNSIPYIPGLDDVPAKKSSVSSLDGEQGILAYRGYRIEELASQSNFEETAWLLLYGELPTKVQLKNFKQAIRTSMKLSADLVKVLKSLPKNTHPMKVLQVAVASAALKPVSVAKYQKDPATTKIIEQQCIAYLGIVGAIVAGWQRVRQGKAVLPPKSNWSFAQNFYYQMFGRASTEAETRMVDSCLVLHAEHTMNASTFATMVCGSTLAELPFVVATGVGTLAGPLHGGANERVIHMLHSIKGVALVRDYIKNKLEKKEVIWGMGHREYKVKDPRAKVLQKLLVEFEESKGRKPPKDFLIALEVEKVCEELLGHKGVFPNVDFYSGILYRELGIPIDQYTPIFAVSRIAGWLAHWREQIVDNRIFRPTQLYQGSSIRNYSSIAQRS from the coding sequence ATGAATTCTATACCATATATACCAGGATTAGATGATGTTCCAGCAAAAAAATCAAGTGTATCTTCGCTTGATGGTGAACAGGGTATTTTAGCCTACCGTGGTTACCGAATAGAAGAACTTGCCAGTCAAAGTAATTTTGAAGAAACCGCATGGTTATTACTGTACGGCGAACTGCCAACTAAAGTTCAGTTAAAAAACTTTAAGCAAGCGATCAGGACTTCAATGAAGCTAAGTGCAGACTTGGTAAAAGTATTAAAATCACTCCCCAAAAATACTCATCCAATGAAAGTGCTTCAAGTTGCAGTAGCAAGTGCAGCTTTAAAACCGGTTTCAGTGGCAAAATATCAAAAAGACCCAGCTACCACAAAAATAATTGAGCAACAATGTATCGCCTACCTCGGTATTGTTGGTGCAATCGTAGCGGGATGGCAAAGAGTCAGACAGGGAAAGGCTGTGCTACCCCCAAAGAGCAACTGGAGTTTTGCCCAAAATTTCTATTACCAAATGTTTGGTCGTGCTTCAACTGAAGCGGAAACGCGTATGGTTGATTCTTGTTTAGTTCTGCATGCTGAACATACCATGAATGCTTCAACATTTGCCACAATGGTTTGTGGGTCTACTCTTGCAGAATTACCTTTTGTCGTCGCCACAGGGGTAGGCACCTTGGCAGGTCCTCTGCATGGTGGAGCAAATGAACGAGTGATACATATGTTACATTCCATTAAAGGAGTTGCTTTAGTTAGAGATTATATTAAAAACAAACTAGAAAAAAAAGAAGTGATTTGGGGTATGGGACATAGAGAGTATAAAGTCAAAGATCCGCGCGCTAAGGTTTTACAAAAATTATTAGTTGAGTTTGAAGAAAGCAAAGGTAGAAAACCCCCAAAAGATTTTCTTATTGCTCTTGAAGTAGAAAAGGTTTGTGAAGAGTTGCTTGGCCATAAGGGTGTGTTTCCTAATGTTGATTTCTATTCTGGCATTTTGTATCGCGAACTAGGTATTCCGATTGATCAATACACTCCGATTTTTGCGGTATCGCGTATTGCCGGTTGGCTAGCTCACTGGAGAGAGCAGATTGTGGATAATAGAATATTTAGACCCACCCAACTGTATCAAGGTTCGTCAATCAGAAATTACTCATCTATTGCACAGCGCAGTTAA
- the erpA gene encoding iron-sulfur cluster insertion protein ErpA, translating to MQTESYNLDKAEIDFSDVAARRVGELLLHEDDPNLKLRIFITGGGCSGFQYGFTFTPTIEDGDLIVENQLDPPAVEGDKSVAKVSLLIDPMSYQYLIGASIDYRDDLQGAQFVINNPNATTTCGCGSSFKTE from the coding sequence ATGCAAACAGAATCCTATAATTTAGACAAAGCTGAAATAGATTTCAGTGATGTCGCTGCTCGACGAGTTGGTGAGTTACTCTTACATGAAGATGACCCAAACTTAAAACTTAGAATATTTATTACTGGTGGAGGTTGTTCCGGATTTCAATATGGATTTACTTTCACGCCTACTATAGAAGATGGAGATTTGATTGTGGAAAATCAATTAGACCCTCCGGCAGTAGAGGGAGATAAAAGCGTTGCTAAAGTGAGTCTTTTGATAGATCCGATGAGTTACCAATATTTAATTGGCGCATCTATTGACTATCGCGATGATTTGCAAGGCGCCCAATTTGTAATCAATAATCCAAATGCAACGACGACTTGCGGTTGTGGTTCATCTTTTAAAACTGAATAA
- a CDS encoding polymer-forming cytoskeletal protein — protein MFGKKKPTFKPALITSVIGKGVVFNGNISFVSGILIEGVVRGTIRAEDLDPNSLVIIHNSAVIHGDIHSYNVILDGVVEGSVYCRHFAELNQNCKIHGDLHYHVVSMSAGSRVNGKLTYWEDGTLLLEHLPELNNEVSQKSEKIKEKK, from the coding sequence ATGTTCGGAAAAAAGAAACCAACCTTTAAACCTGCGCTTATCACCTCCGTGATTGGTAAAGGTGTTGTCTTTAATGGCAATATCAGTTTTGTCTCAGGTATCTTGATTGAAGGAGTGGTACGAGGAACAATTCGTGCAGAAGATTTAGATCCTAATTCATTAGTGATTATCCATAATTCTGCAGTTATCCATGGTGACATCCATTCATATAATGTTATTCTCGATGGCGTTGTGGAGGGGAGTGTGTATTGTCGGCATTTTGCCGAGTTAAATCAAAACTGTAAAATCCATGGTGATTTACATTACCATGTTGTTTCAATGAGTGCAGGCTCTAGAGTTAATGGAAAATTAACCTATTGGGAAGATGGTACTTTGTTGCTTGAGCATTTACCAGAGTTGAATAATGAAGTGTCTCAAAAAAGCGAAAAAATAAAAGAAAAAAAGTAG